In a genomic window of Tissierella sp. Yu-01:
- a CDS encoding HD-GYP domain-containing protein — translation MRRIPIEYAREGDILGKTLYNSFGGMLLGSGTKLTERVISKLKECGYYSLYIKDKYTEKEIEEIIKPEIMTRIHALQEDLQDIIRKSNDGKKIDIKAVNKNVRDINEIVDEIVYETLFNKDVLLNLENISIYDDYTLTHSINMMLLSVVIANDSGFNMDQIKKLAIGCIFHDIGKTFLPIEIINKPGKLTNEEFELVKFHSEKGYEFLTNYTDLQAVSRNISLSHHEREDGLGYPRGLKGDEIHIFSKVGAICDVFDALTSDRPYRRALPVHEAMEYLLASGGSQFSVDLIRTFSNSINIYTKDTLVLLSDGREGVVYETNDGFNTRPKIRIYGEKGRRVTPYVVDLMGINNILIEKALHKFSFDMG, via the coding sequence ATGAGAAGAATTCCAATTGAGTATGCAAGAGAAGGGGACATTTTAGGAAAAACTTTATATAACAGTTTTGGTGGAATGTTGTTGGGCAGTGGAACTAAACTTACTGAACGTGTTATAAGTAAATTGAAAGAATGTGGTTATTATAGTCTATATATAAAGGATAAGTATACTGAAAAAGAAATAGAAGAGATTATTAAGCCTGAAATTATGACAAGGATTCACGCATTACAGGAAGACTTGCAAGATATAATAAGGAAATCTAATGATGGGAAGAAAATAGATATTAAAGCTGTTAATAAGAATGTAAGAGATATAAATGAGATTGTAGATGAAATTGTATATGAGACCTTATTTAATAAAGATGTATTGCTTAATCTTGAGAATATATCCATTTATGATGATTATACATTAACTCATAGTATAAATATGATGCTTCTATCCGTAGTTATTGCCAATGATAGCGGGTTCAACATGGACCAGATTAAGAAACTTGCCATAGGTTGTATATTTCACGATATAGGCAAGACATTTTTACCTATAGAAATTATTAATAAGCCTGGGAAGTTGACAAATGAAGAATTTGAATTGGTGAAGTTTCATTCTGAAAAGGGTTATGAGTTTCTAACCAATTATACAGATTTACAAGCGGTTTCAAGGAATATCTCACTAAGCCATCATGAAAGAGAAGATGGTCTAGGATATCCTAGAGGTTTAAAAGGAGATGAGATTCATATATTTAGTAAAGTAGGAGCTATATGTGATGTTTTTGATGCGTTGACATCAGATAGACCTTATAGAAGAGCATTACCTGTGCATGAAGCAATGGAGTATCTATTAGCATCTGGCGGCAGTCAGTTTAGCGTTGATTTAATTAGAACATTTTCCAATTCGATTAATATATATACAAAAGATACCCTAGTTCTCTTAAGTGATGGAAGAGAAGGAGTTGTATATGAAACAAACGATGGATTTAATACAAGGCCTAAGATTAGAATCTATGGTGAAAAAGGAAGAAGAGTCACACCCTATGTAGTAGATCTTATGGGTATAAATAATATATTGATAGAAAAAGCACTACATAAGTTTTCCTTTGATATGGGGTAG
- a CDS encoding metallophosphoesterase family protein encodes MKIGIISDTHISKDSYLIKHILDTYFKDVDMIIHAGDYINENVIKIIRDYKDFIGVHGNVDNDNVKELLKEKEIITLEGYRIGIFHGHGNEGATLTRAFNSFKDDNVDIIIFGHSHQPLVKTEKGILMLNPGSITTKRFERWFSYIILELKTDGIKVNLEFIPPSNS; translated from the coding sequence ATGAAAATTGGTATAATTTCTGATACTCATATATCTAAAGATAGCTATTTAATCAAGCATATTTTAGATACATACTTCAAAGATGTGGATATGATCATACATGCAGGTGATTATATAAACGAAAATGTTATAAAAATTATACGTGATTATAAAGACTTTATTGGAGTTCATGGAAATGTGGATAATGATAATGTGAAAGAGTTATTAAAGGAGAAAGAAATAATTACTTTAGAAGGATATAGAATAGGGATTTTCCATGGGCACGGAAATGAAGGTGCCACTTTAACAAGGGCCTTTAATAGCTTTAAAGATGACAATGTAGATATAATAATCTTTGGACATAGTCATCAACCTTTAGTAAAAACAGAAAAAGGAATATTAATGTTAAATCCAGGTTCCATAACAACTAAACGTTTTGAAAGATGGTTCTCTTATATTATTTTAGAATTAAAAACAGATGGAATTAAGGTTAATTTAGAATTTATACCGCCATCAAACAGTTGA
- a CDS encoding GNAT family N-acetyltransferase, whose product MEYEIIYLPKEKWKGTVIPIKYKTDKFYDVIVNKTDKGFAIEIEKKDFIESVTYTPEEYDFPDKLYEDHWENAYAWGVLVNNELVAAIETNQELWSNRLRVTELWVAEKYQKRGIGHSLIEVAKEQARRERRRAIILETQSCNVNAIDFYLHEGFSLIGMDTCCYKNNDLQRKEVRLEFGWLLEEKIK is encoded by the coding sequence GTGGAATATGAAATTATATATTTACCAAAAGAAAAATGGAAGGGAACTGTAATTCCAATAAAGTATAAAACAGATAAGTTTTATGATGTTATAGTAAATAAAACAGATAAAGGATTTGCTATTGAGATAGAAAAGAAAGACTTTATTGAATCAGTAACTTATACACCAGAAGAATATGATTTTCCAGATAAGTTATATGAAGATCACTGGGAGAATGCATATGCTTGGGGAGTGTTAGTTAATAACGAATTGGTAGCTGCAATTGAAACTAATCAAGAGCTATGGTCTAATCGTCTAAGAGTTACAGAGCTTTGGGTAGCAGAAAAATATCAAAAACGAGGAATAGGACATTCGTTAATTGAAGTGGCAAAGGAACAAGCAAGAAGAGAACGTCGTCGAGCTATTATACTAGAAACACAATCTTGTAATGTTAATGCAATAGACTTTTATCTGCATGAAGGCTTTAGTTTAATAGGTATGGATACTTGTTGCTACAAGAACAATGATTTACAAAGAAAAGAAGTAAGATTAGAATTTGGATGGCTACTAGAAGAAAAGATTAAATAG
- a CDS encoding YcxB family protein, with translation MEFNFALTKYNDVSFKPQVSKALEKRTELVSRKKYPKVWKYTDKMSSKRKASEEVLKKRRGRYIYGIILLLLGFFLLIPSLIEPKEMLIPLLVGAFTVGIGILNIKYGIKSKKVKITAFDKAAIKLFSEYEKIPTVKASVTFTNDKVQLVGNVTIDYSEIEKILITEDLFILIWNERITVLQKKDLSSSNVEEFINFITNKSYNLFEVVNII, from the coding sequence ATGGAGTTTAATTTCGCATTAACCAAGTATAATGATGTATCATTCAAGCCACAAGTAAGTAAGGCATTAGAAAAGAGAACGGAGTTAGTTTCGAGAAAAAAATACCCCAAAGTATGGAAATATACGGATAAAATGAGCTCGAAGAGAAAAGCGTCTGAAGAAGTGCTGAAAAAGCGACGTGGTAGATATATATATGGAATAATCTTACTGCTTCTAGGTTTTTTTCTATTAATTCCTTCCCTAATAGAACCAAAGGAAATGCTAATACCATTACTAGTAGGTGCATTTACAGTTGGTATTGGAATATTAAATATTAAGTATGGAATAAAATCGAAAAAGGTAAAGATAACAGCTTTTGATAAAGCCGCAATAAAGCTATTTAGCGAATATGAAAAAATTCCTACTGTTAAGGCATCAGTTACTTTTACTAATGATAAAGTCCAATTAGTAGGAAATGTTACAATTGACTATAGTGAAATAGAAAAGATTTTAATCACAGAGGATTTATTTATCCTAATTTGGAATGAAAGGATTACTGTTTTACAAAAGAAGGATTTATCGTCTAGTAATGTGGAAGAGTTTATAAACTTTATTACAAACAAATCATACAATTTATTTGAAGTAGTGAATATCATTTAA
- a CDS encoding DUF3368 domain-containing protein produces the protein MRKVIVNSTPLIALYNIGKLDLLKEVYGKVIIPYAVYEEVILESKLKDSNDFIQESGFINIMKIINEEAKRLFVTSLHKGEVEVMILAKEIGADLCVIDDLLARSYAKYHNLNITGTIGVLLKAKELGIVTKIRPIMDELISSGIYIDSKLYNRVLEISGE, from the coding sequence ATGCGTAAAGTGATAGTTAATTCAACCCCATTAATAGCACTATATAATATTGGAAAATTGGATTTATTAAAAGAGGTATATGGAAAAGTAATAATACCATATGCTGTTTATGAAGAGGTTATCTTAGAATCAAAGCTAAAAGATTCTAATGATTTTATTCAAGAAAGTGGCTTTATTAATATAATGAAGATAATAAATGAGGAAGCTAAAAGGTTATTTGTAACAAGTCTTCACAAGGGTGAAGTTGAAGTAATGATATTAGCGAAGGAAATAGGAGCAGATTTGTGTGTAATAGATGATTTGTTAGCTAGAAGTTATGCTAAATATCATAATCTCAATATAACAGGGACTATAGGAGTGCTTTTAAAAGCGAAAGAATTAGGTATAGTAACTAAAATAAGACCTATTATGGATGAATTAATTAGCTCAGGAATTTATATTGATTCAAAATTATACAATAGGGTGCTAGAAATTTCTGGAGAATGA
- a CDS encoding UPF0175 family protein, with amino-acid sequence MDYNANISLPQEIVLSLRESSENIIKDMKRTVAVKYYKENKLSLGQCSELAEMSEKEFIQLLSSYKISIFNFESDEELLEDIKNA; translated from the coding sequence ATGGATTACAATGCTAATATTTCTCTTCCACAGGAAATAGTACTTTCACTAAGAGAAAGTAGTGAAAATATTATTAAAGACATGAAAAGAACGGTGGCAGTAAAATACTATAAAGAAAACAAATTGTCCTTAGGACAATGCTCAGAACTTGCAGAAATGTCTGAAAAAGAGTTCATACAGTTACTTTCATCCTATAAAATTTCAATATTTAACTTTGAATCTGATGAAGAGTTATTAGAGGATATTAAAAATGCGTAA
- a CDS encoding threonine/serine exporter family protein, which translates to MILQIVSAFVAVAAASILLEAPKKLIFRSGFIGAVGWGIYLIFLDSYGPVMATFIAGLVISTLSHIFSRMFKTPVTMFFIPGFYPLVPGYRIYMSVYNFISGNEQLAQNYLIDTIKISGMIALAIFMVDTLFNILNKVKKLMPQD; encoded by the coding sequence ATGATTCTACAGATTGTGAGTGCTTTTGTTGCAGTTGCTGCTGCATCAATATTATTAGAAGCACCAAAAAAATTGATTTTTAGATCCGGTTTTATAGGGGCAGTAGGTTGGGGAATCTACCTTATTTTTCTAGACTCTTATGGTCCAGTCATGGCAACATTTATAGCTGGTTTGGTAATTTCTACACTTTCTCATATATTTTCTAGGATGTTTAAGACACCAGTTACAATGTTTTTCATCCCAGGGTTTTACCCCTTAGTACCTGGTTATAGAATTTATATGTCAGTATATAATTTCATTTCTGGAAATGAACAATTGGCACAAAATTACTTAATAGATACTATTAAAATTTCTGGAATGATTGCATTAGCTATATTTATGGTTGATACATTATTTAATATTCTAAATAAGGTAAAAAAGTTAATGCCTCAGGACTAA
- a CDS encoding threonine/serine exporter family protein produces MQRKMQKEECSSIQQKNTGLNMDYKKLVDTALLAGKILLESSAETYRVEDVMNRILDISNLETTEAVALTTGLFITLDDPSINAITVMKRITVRGINLNNIDKVNAISRALTANNCTLEEAYTELQNIDESQYNPLLKDIASSLISPFFALLLGGGLIEALIAWINGVVMVFSSKLEKKVNMGFFIQNLLYSALVAAWITLLHRYVLTNINADVAITGSIMPLVPGTAITNAFRDTLRGDYMASGARAIEAVIVALSIAVGVALGLILTGGLSL; encoded by the coding sequence TTGCAAAGAAAGATGCAGAAAGAAGAATGCAGCAGCATTCAACAGAAAAATACAGGTCTTAATATGGACTATAAGAAACTTGTGGACACAGCATTACTTGCTGGAAAGATTTTATTAGAGAGTAGTGCAGAGACATATCGTGTTGAGGACGTAATGAATAGAATATTGGATATCTCTAACCTTGAAACAACAGAGGCTGTAGCTTTAACCACTGGATTATTTATTACCTTAGATGACCCTTCAATCAATGCCATAACAGTAATGAAAAGAATAACTGTAAGGGGTATAAATTTAAACAATATAGATAAGGTAAATGCTATATCCAGAGCACTAACTGCAAATAACTGTACATTAGAAGAGGCATATACAGAACTTCAAAATATTGATGAAAGCCAATATAATCCATTGCTTAAGGATATTGCATCATCACTAATTTCTCCATTTTTTGCACTGCTTTTAGGTGGGGGATTAATAGAAGCTCTTATAGCTTGGATTAATGGAGTTGTTATGGTTTTTAGTTCAAAACTTGAAAAGAAAGTAAATATGGGATTTTTTATTCAAAACCTGTTGTACTCTGCATTGGTCGCTGCTTGGATAACTTTGTTACATAGATATGTTTTAACGAACATAAATGCTGATGTTGCTATTACAGGCTCAATAATGCCTTTAGTACCTGGTACAGCCATAACTAATGCCTTCCGTGATACGCTCCGTGGTGATTACATGGCAAGTGGCGCAAGGGCTATTGAAGCTGTTATAGTTGCATTATCAATAGCAGTTGGAGTTGCTTTAGGATTAATCCTAACAGGAGGATTATCTTTATGA
- the smpB gene encoding SsrA-binding protein SmpB, translated as MKKIGKKIVATNKKARYEYFIEDTVEAGLVLTGTEVKSIRQGKINIKDSHASIENGEIYLNNMHISPYEQGNIYNVDPMRKRKLLLHKREIKKLFAGTQLQGYTLVPLSVYIKDGRVKVELATAKGKKLYDKRDTIAKKDAERRMQQHSTEKYRS; from the coding sequence ATGAAGAAAATTGGAAAAAAGATAGTAGCTACAAATAAGAAGGCAAGGTATGAATATTTTATAGAGGATACAGTAGAAGCGGGACTTGTCCTAACAGGAACTGAGGTAAAGTCAATTAGACAGGGCAAGATAAATATTAAAGATAGCCATGCTTCTATCGAAAATGGGGAAATATATTTAAATAACATGCATATAAGCCCATATGAACAAGGAAATATCTATAATGTTGATCCCATGAGAAAGAGGAAGCTTTTACTTCACAAAAGAGAAATAAAGAAGCTATTTGCAGGAACGCAGTTACAAGGCTATACATTAGTACCTTTATCAGTATATATTAAAGATGGAAGGGTCAAAGTTGAATTGGCTACGGCAAAAGGTAAAAAGCTTTATGACAAGAGAGATACAATTGCAAAGAAAGATGCAGAAAGAAGAATGCAGCAGCATTCAACAGAAAAATACAGGTCTTAA
- the rnr gene encoding ribonuclease R: MSIREIIIEFMEEKTYKPMLKEELAVHFNINKGDFKEFYKILESLEKEGVLIRNNKDKYGLIKSDYLVVGVLQGNERGYGFVIPQDKEKDDIFIPAENMNSAMHGDTVVANILKRQESDRRMEGEIVRILERANITVIGTFEDNGQFGFLIPDDHRMAYDIFIPKAHTGGAKDKQKVIVEITKWPEFRRNPEGRVVDILGYLTDKGIDILSIIKQYKLPEEFPPKVQEMANNVAEILTDKDLEGRTDLRDLTTFTIDGADAKDYDDAISIEKLENENYKLGVHIADVSHYVRERSALDKEAYQRGNSVYLIDRVIPMLPRELSNGICSLNPNVDRLTLSVFMEIDKKGTVVDHQIMESVISSKKRCIYDDVSDFLENDDERAKEKLKEILPELKLMEELMQILHEKRDRRGSIDFDFPETFIELDDNGKPIDVRKAERRIANRMIEEFMLVCNETVAEDFYWAEIPFLYRIHEEPNPEKLQVFNKFISNFGYTLKGQEIHPKELQLLTKEIKGKKEESVISTLLLRSLKKAVYSATSDIHFGLAAKYYSHFTSPIRRYPDLVIHRIIKDYLKGKLSGEKQDRLEKKLPDIAEHTSMTERRAEEAEREVDDLKKAQYMSEKIGEQYEGIISSVTNFGLFVQLENTIEGLVHFNIMDDDFYRFDEENHYIIGERTKRIYRLGDTVKIEVIGADVAKRNIDFRLVNED; the protein is encoded by the coding sequence ATGAGTATTAGAGAGATAATAATAGAATTTATGGAGGAAAAAACCTATAAGCCGATGCTTAAAGAGGAATTAGCTGTTCACTTTAATATAAATAAAGGAGACTTCAAAGAATTCTATAAGATATTGGAAAGTTTGGAGAAGGAAGGAGTATTAATTAGAAACAATAAGGATAAGTATGGATTGATTAAATCAGATTATCTAGTTGTAGGTGTACTCCAGGGGAACGAAAGAGGATATGGATTTGTTATTCCTCAAGATAAAGAAAAAGATGATATATTTATTCCTGCAGAAAATATGAACAGTGCAATGCATGGAGATACGGTTGTAGCTAATATTTTAAAAAGACAAGAATCGGATAGGAGAATGGAGGGTGAAATTGTAAGAATCCTTGAACGTGCTAATATCACAGTAATAGGTACATTTGAGGATAATGGACAATTTGGCTTCTTAATTCCAGATGACCATAGAATGGCTTATGATATATTTATACCTAAAGCTCATACAGGTGGAGCAAAGGATAAGCAAAAGGTTATAGTAGAAATTACAAAATGGCCTGAGTTTAGGAGAAATCCAGAGGGTAGGGTTGTTGATATTCTAGGATACCTAACAGATAAGGGTATAGATATACTATCTATAATTAAACAATATAAACTTCCTGAAGAATTCCCACCTAAGGTGCAAGAGATGGCTAATAACGTAGCAGAAATTTTAACTGATAAGGACTTAGAGGGAAGAACCGACTTAAGGGATTTAACAACATTTACAATAGATGGTGCTGATGCTAAAGACTATGACGATGCAATTTCAATAGAAAAGTTAGAAAACGAAAACTATAAATTAGGTGTTCACATAGCAGATGTATCCCATTATGTAAGAGAAAGATCAGCCTTGGATAAAGAAGCATACCAAAGAGGAAATTCGGTATATTTGATAGATAGAGTAATACCAATGCTTCCAAGGGAATTATCAAATGGAATTTGCTCCTTAAATCCAAATGTGGACAGACTAACTTTAAGTGTGTTTATGGAAATAGATAAAAAAGGAACTGTAGTAGATCATCAGATAATGGAAAGTGTTATAAGTAGTAAAAAGAGATGTATATATGATGATGTATCAGACTTCTTAGAAAATGATGATGAAAGGGCTAAGGAGAAACTAAAAGAAATACTACCAGAGCTTAAATTGATGGAAGAATTAATGCAAATATTACATGAAAAGAGAGATAGGAGAGGAAGTATTGACTTTGATTTCCCTGAAACATTTATTGAATTAGATGACAATGGTAAACCAATCGACGTCAGAAAAGCAGAAAGAAGAATTGCTAATCGCATGATAGAAGAGTTCATGTTAGTATGTAATGAAACTGTAGCAGAGGATTTTTACTGGGCTGAAATACCATTCCTATATAGAATACATGAGGAACCAAATCCCGAAAAGTTACAGGTCTTTAATAAATTCATATCTAATTTTGGATACACTTTAAAAGGTCAAGAAATACATCCTAAGGAGTTACAACTATTGACCAAAGAAATTAAGGGCAAGAAGGAAGAATCAGTTATTTCTACTTTATTGTTAAGGTCACTGAAAAAAGCAGTATACAGTGCAACATCAGATATACACTTTGGTCTTGCAGCAAAATATTATAGCCATTTTACTTCGCCAATTAGAAGATATCCTGACTTAGTCATACACAGAATTATTAAAGATTATCTAAAGGGTAAATTATCTGGTGAAAAGCAAGACAGACTAGAGAAGAAATTACCAGATATAGCTGAACACACTTCTATGACTGAAAGAAGAGCTGAGGAAGCCGAAAGAGAAGTTGATGATCTTAAGAAAGCTCAATATATGTCAGAAAAAATTGGTGAACAGTATGAAGGTATAATATCTTCAGTAACTAATTTTGGTTTGTTTGTACAACTTGAAAATACAATAGAAGGATTAGTTCACTTTAATATTATGGATGACGATTTTTATAGATTTGACGAAGAAAACCACTATATTATTGGTGAAAGAACTAAAAGGATATATCGACTTGGTGACACTGTAAAGATAGAAGTAATTGGAGCAGATGTAGCGAAAAGGAATATAGATTTCCGATTAGTAAATGAAGACTAG
- a CDS encoding D-alanine--D-alanine ligase family protein — MIKVGVIFGGQSVEHEVSVITGMQVIENIDKAKYEAVPIYITKEGKWLTGPSLADFKTYKEGNFKDTKEIIISPNRNDYNIYLHPEATGLFGKKIIDRLDVIFPALHGTYGEDGSIQGLFELMNIPYVGGGVLGSSVGMDKILMKDVYRAYNIPVVDYTWFYRTDWEVNKDKVIADIEEKLGYPTFVKPANLGSSIGISKAKDKEGLIKAIEIAVNYDRKIIIEKAVESPREINCAVMGYDNEVITSLCEEPLGWKEILSFEDKYVKSNAKGGKSSGERRIIPADISDEIRIQIEELAKKAFTVIDGKGTSRIDFLVDENNKVYVNEINTLPGSIGFYLWEGKGYPFGKLVSELIEIALKTHKEKNKNMYTYEANLFNRIQYGSKIK; from the coding sequence TTGATAAAGGTAGGAGTTATCTTTGGAGGACAGAGTGTAGAGCATGAGGTATCAGTAATAACTGGTATGCAAGTTATCGAAAACATAGATAAGGCTAAATATGAAGCAGTACCTATTTATATAACTAAAGAAGGTAAATGGTTAACAGGTCCTTCTCTAGCAGATTTTAAAACTTATAAAGAGGGAAATTTTAAGGATACTAAAGAAATTATAATTTCCCCAAATAGAAATGATTATAATATCTATTTGCATCCAGAGGCAACTGGTCTATTTGGTAAGAAAATAATAGACAGACTTGATGTGATCTTTCCAGCTCTTCATGGTACTTATGGTGAAGATGGTTCAATTCAAGGTTTGTTTGAACTAATGAATATTCCATATGTAGGTGGCGGTGTACTAGGGTCATCTGTTGGTATGGATAAGATTTTAATGAAGGACGTATATAGGGCATATAATATACCAGTTGTTGATTATACTTGGTTCTATAGAACAGATTGGGAAGTAAATAAAGATAAGGTAATAGCTGATATAGAAGAGAAACTTGGATATCCAACATTCGTTAAACCTGCTAACCTAGGCTCTAGTATTGGTATTAGTAAGGCAAAGGATAAGGAAGGATTAATTAAGGCTATTGAAATTGCTGTGAATTATGATAGAAAGATAATTATAGAAAAAGCAGTTGAAAGTCCTAGAGAAATAAATTGTGCAGTAATGGGATATGACAATGAAGTAATAACATCTCTTTGCGAAGAGCCATTGGGTTGGAAGGAAATATTATCCTTTGAGGATAAATATGTTAAGAGTAATGCAAAGGGAGGAAAATCCAGTGGGGAAAGAAGAATAATACCTGCTGATATTTCTGATGAGATTAGAATCCAAATAGAAGAATTAGCTAAGAAAGCTTTTACAGTAATAGATGGAAAAGGAACTTCAAGAATTGACTTTTTAGTTGATGAGAATAATAAGGTTTATGTTAATGAAATAAATACTTTGCCAGGTTCAATTGGATTCTACCTTTGGGAAGGTAAAGGCTATCCATTTGGGAAACTTGTTAGCGAATTAATAGAAATAGCATTAAAAACACATAAGGAAAAGAATAAAAACATGTATACTTATGAGGCTAATTTATTTAACAGAATTCAATATGGAAGCAAGATAAAATAA
- the murF gene encoding UDP-N-acetylmuramoyl-tripeptide--D-alanyl-D-alanine ligase, with translation MDILIIILLIAVAIKLISTRSKYSLHMAQLEGYDPELFKKWIENNKDKAFSLQKSNQPIKKPLVFTQRATRLFKANLFLNGLILLVPSIIYLSTKNVILYIVILIVFYLLYNFQSLIMYMSTVIMKPVEDKINMGFYVSAQKKIEAREDLNVIGITGSFGKTSTKFIVGTILSQKFNVLNTPESYNTPMGLSKVINNDLNSDHEVFVAELGAKVIGEIREVAQLVQPKIGVLTNIGPTHMETFKNIENIMKTKYELIEELPTDGVAIFNYDNEHIKKLADKTFKEKILYGLEETEKLNLYADNIVVSELGSTFTLKDDKGNSVECTTKLLGKHNISNLLAGASVALALGFSFEDISKGIAKVEPVEHRLNIINSGSGVIVIDDAFNSNPIGTKAALDVLGQFKEGKKIIVTPGMIELGEMEEAANREFGVNIGKVCDYVILVGEKRTIPIYEGLMETNYNKDNIFVVNNLDEASVQIGKIAKPKDVVLFENDLPDNYSE, from the coding sequence ATGGATATATTAATTATAATTTTGTTGATAGCTGTTGCTATTAAACTAATATCTACAAGATCAAAATATTCTTTGCATATGGCTCAGTTAGAAGGGTATGATCCTGAGCTATTTAAAAAATGGATAGAAAACAATAAGGATAAAGCATTTAGTCTTCAAAAAAGTAATCAACCTATAAAAAAACCATTAGTATTTACACAAAGAGCAACAAGATTATTTAAAGCAAATTTATTTTTAAATGGACTTATATTACTAGTACCTTCAATTATATATTTAAGCACTAAAAATGTTATTTTATATATAGTTATATTAATTGTATTTTACCTATTATATAATTTTCAGTCATTAATTATGTATATGTCTACAGTTATTATGAAACCTGTTGAAGATAAGATAAATATGGGCTTTTATGTTAGTGCGCAGAAAAAAATAGAAGCCAGAGAGGATTTAAATGTAATTGGAATAACTGGTAGTTTTGGGAAAACTAGTACAAAGTTCATTGTTGGAACAATTTTGTCTCAAAAGTTCAACGTATTAAATACTCCTGAGTCATATAATACACCAATGGGATTATCCAAAGTAATAAATAATGATTTAAATTCAGATCATGAGGTATTCGTTGCAGAACTTGGTGCAAAGGTAATAGGAGAAATAAGAGAGGTTGCCCAACTTGTACAGCCTAAAATAGGAGTATTAACTAATATAGGTCCTACACATATGGAAACCTTCAAGAATATTGAAAATATAATGAAGACAAAATATGAACTTATAGAAGAGCTGCCAACAGATGGTGTAGCTATTTTTAACTATGATAATGAGCATATTAAAAAACTTGCGGATAAAACTTTTAAAGAAAAAATATTATATGGTTTAGAAGAAACTGAAAAATTAAATTTATATGCTGATAATATTGTAGTATCAGAGCTAGGTTCAACCTTTACTTTAAAGGATGATAAGGGGAATAGTGTAGAATGTACAACGAAATTATTGGGTAAACACAATATTTCAAATTTACTTGCAGGTGCAAGTGTTGCCTTGGCATTAGGTTTTTCCTTTGAAGATATAAGCAAAGGCATTGCAAAAGTTGAACCAGTTGAACACAGATTAAATATAATAAATTCAGGATCAGGAGTTATTGTTATTGATGACGCGTTTAATTCCAATCCAATTGGTACTAAGGCGGCACTTGATGTATTAGGACAATTTAAAGAAGGAAAGAAGATTATTGTTACACCAGGTATGATTGAATTAGGCGAAATGGAAGAGGCAGCTAATAGAGAATTTGGTGTAAATATAGGTAAAGTATGTGACTATGTAATTTTAGTTGGAGAAAAAAGAACAATTCCTATATATGAAGGCTTAATGGAAACAAATTATAATAAAGATAATATATTTGTTGTAAATAACTTAGATGAAGCATCAGTACAGATTGGTAAAATAGCAAAACCAAAGGATGTAGTTCTTTTTGAGAATGATTTACCTGATAATTACAGTGAATAG